The genomic DNA TGCTATCGTCCAGAACCCCTATAGCAACGTATGCGATCAATTTTCGCTCTTGGCTGGATGATAAAAGATATAGAGGATAAGAGATGGTCATAACAAGTGAGTTATTGATGCTTTGTCCTCTTATCCTTGGAGTATCTGTAGCTAAGGAAAGATCATAGCCTTTTTTTACCCAGGTGGAGGCATCGCTTCCCAAAAAGAAATCTCTAAGGCCAAGCTCATTGTTTTTAAAGGCCTCCAGTACTCGTCTATCCAGAAATGCCAGAGCTTCATCAGCCCGGCGTTTCGAATTAGCAGCATCGATTTTTTGACTCCGTATCTCGTCCATTACGCCGCGAAATGAGCCTGCAGCGAAGCCGTCGCTTCCTAAAAGCGACTCGAACATTTGTGTTTGTAAGCCCCAAACAGTTTTATAATTGATGCTCATTTTTGTAGCGAGCAAGCAACGATGTAGCTGGCCGAGTAGGGTGGTGTTTTGCCATCTTTTGAACTGGAAAACCGCTATCCCTGCTATAATAAGAGGGAATAAGAACGTAAAGACTAAGGGGAGAACGACCAATAGCAATGCGATGGTCCCAATAAGGGCAACAATGCCTAGTAAGGGAGGAAATGTGTAGAGCTTGAATGGCGACTTGCCCTCCCCGGGAAATCTTCCGTTCTGAAAGGGAGAACGAAGGATCGCATCCCTGTGGAAACTTCGCTTTTGTATCAAAAATTGTTGGCTGGCAAGACTGGGGAAGTTGGCGATATTGGCTTGGCGCGGGAATTTAGCGATTTGGATTACTGAACATATTCCTTTATTCTTGGGCCAATTAGCGCTAGTCAATAGATTTAGATTGCGTAAAGCGAAAGGCCTGTGACCAGAGCGTATACCTAAGCTAGGAAGCATTTCTGAAAGCAAGGATAGGATTTTACGCCAAGACTCCTAGCCTGAACCACAGTACCTCACTCTAATTAGCCTTTAGCTAGGTTTAATTTCATTTCAAGAGACTGAACCATTAAAATCGGTTATAGTGGATCGAAAAAAAATATATAGCCCATGGGAAAACAACCAATGATCCAAAGGAAACCATCAAACAAAAGCAATcgctcttccagcagatTGTATTTCTTGCGTTGATGCTATAAAGTATTCCATACACTTTTTTATGCCTAGCCTATGTAATGTCCGTTTGCCCCTCGGTAGCTATTTTGTTGCCAAGCTAGTGACCGAGGCCCAGGAATCAAGAAGGTGCGAGTCCTATTTGTGAAGTTGGGAGGAGTTTAATACCTGACCTCGTACGCTCCCGACTTCGAAAGGTACTTGATCCATTTCACCATTTTGTAGTTTCGGTCTCCTTCAgaaacatcaaagaagCGAACAACTAATCCGGAGTTGCTGAACATaacaatttcaaacttcAGTGACATTGGCGGCTTGGACCATTGGTCAATATTCAGCGCAGAGTCCTTCATAGGCACTGCCGTTGCCGAAAGGCTATTCTCGGTCAGCCCCTGGTATTTGCTGAATTTCCAGATGATGGCGCTTTCCTCAGGCACAAACTTGCATCTGCCATTGGATGTGCTAATGTGACAGTCAACAGTCTCGGGGGGAACCGGTATGCGTAGTTGCACATCCTTGGCAGTCAGCTTGCTGGGGAAGAGGGATTTGATAGTTACCCTGTAGTCGATTGAGTTAGCTTTGAACAAAGTCACGACGGGTGTGATTTTGAATggcaagttcaagttctcGCGTACGTGATATTTCATGAGCTCGAATGAGCCGTCAGGCGGTATGAAGTTTATGGTTCGCTCGGATTGGAATTTGTCAAGCTGTACACATTGATGAAATTTACAGTCCTCGAGCATAACGCTGCCAGCGGCTGCTTTAGGTATGGCTTTTTTATTAGTTGTCGGAGACTCGTTATCGCCAAAGGGCGTGCTAACGGACAGCGAGTCATTGAGGCCAAAGCGACAGACCGGCATACCGCTTAAGTGGGTCGTCGCTTCAACAGTACCATCCACATACGATTTCAAGATCGAACcgtcttttgaaacaagAATGCTAATGCGCTCATTAACGTTCAGAAAAacctcatttttcttgtaCTTGATACCATTCATCCTCCAAGGGATGTTCGACGGAACCTTACTATGAGAGTCATGCaggttgctgctgcttgatcttgctctcaaaaattgcgCGACCGGGAGGATACGGTTGGTTCCGCCGTTCCCGCTCTCAATGAACGTGTTGATTCTCTCTGCAGACGCCGAAGGCTTCACCGACATCTTCGACGCAACACTGCTCAATTCCGTATCGACAGGTACCCCGTCTTCGAGCACAATATCTAATAGCTCGTAGCATGTCATGAAATCTTCCTTGAGTTCGTTTTCGGAGTGAAGGCCGAATGCTTCCAAAAGTGCGCTGAGCTTGTACAGAAACTCCCAGATCGCCGCACTGTCTGCATTAGATCGGCTTACCGCAACTATCCATAAATTCCCTGGGGACTTCACATGATGGAAGGTGGTAGATCCAAGGGTTAGTACCGGAGAACGCACGTCTAAATTATTGATGACTTGAATCCTAAAGATCTCAGACATTGACTTCGGCACGGAGCTCCTAACGTGCTTCGATATCAGGAGCTCCCCTCGCAAGGAGAATATGAAAAGCGCGCTCAGCATGGCCTACCGTTCTATTCACAAATTTCTCTCGGTTAGAATTTCGGATCTACTTGCAAAAGCGGATGTGGACCTTTCAAGATCATAATTccgtgtcacgtgacaaaATAAATAAGACTGGATAGGGCCTGTTTGACCTATAAATTGATGGCTTAtagtcttcttttgttttacATATTGGCGATTAACGCTTTAGTGAGCCTTTGCGCTTACAGTTTGCGCAGTCTGCCCAGGCCCGATTAACTTTCAGATAGTATATCCCGGGCTCACTGAAATTCGAAAATTTGATATATCAGTAGCTCATCAGATAACCAAGAATACAAATTGAAATATGAATAACATATTGGTCTTTGGTGGCAGTTCACACCCTTCCCTGGTCAATGAGATCTGCGCCAACCTGGGTATCAAAGCCTCGGAAACTAAACTGGGCAAATTTTCCAATGGAGAGACCAGTATAAGCATTGGCGAATCTGTGCGCGAAAAGGACGTCTATGTCATTCAGAGTGGATGCGGGCACGTCAACGACAACTTCATGGAGCTATTAATACTTCTTAACGCCTGCAAAACCGCTTCAGCTAGTCGCGTCACTGCGGTGATGCCATACTTCTGCTATTCACGCCAACCAGATATCCCCTACACGGCCAAAGGCGCACCTTTGATCTCGAAGCCAAAGGAAAGCTAcacttttgaaagcttcCCTGGCACACCAGTTCCTTCTGTCCTCACAACACTGAAGCCTGCATCACCAACCGGCCCAGATGCTCTCAACGAAGTGATTGAAATACAAGAAAGTACGACCCAAGTCCTTGAACAACCCACTCCCCGCAAACTCGACGACGGTGATGTACACAAATCCCCATCTTTCTCTCGTATTCCAATGGTCCCAGAAGGCAAGGACAACAGCACTGAAGTTGGGTGGCTTTTCAACGCAAACAACGCCGGGTACAAACTGTGGGTGGCACAATCCGGCACTCTGATCGCCAACCTGTTAACGACCGCCGGTGCCGACCACGTCATTACCATGGACCTGCACGACGCCCAGTTCCAGGGTTTTTTTGACATTCCAGTTGATAACTTGTATTGCAAGCCACTTGCTCAAAACTATATCCAGTACAATATACCAGACTACAAAGAGGCCGTCATAGTTTCTCCCGATGCAGGCGGTGCCAAGCGCGCGGCTTCTATTGCGGACGCGCTGGAACTCTCTTTCGCGTTAATACACAAGGAGAAGAGGTCTCAGCTTCCAAAAGGCCCCCCTGATGCCAGTCTAACTTCTGGTGGTGGTGCATCGATCTCGAACAAACCCTTAATTTCGACCCCCTCTTCCCTCGCCTTAAGTTCCCAGGATATAAAATACTCCTCATCCAAGTACATTCAGACCACTATGCTAGTTGGTGACGTGCGCAACAAAACTTGCATTATAGTCGATGATTTGGTTGACACCTCTTACACGATTACTAGAGctgcaaagcttttgaaagatcaGGGTGCGACAAAGGTATATGCCATGATCACTCACGGTGTCTTCTCGGGTGACGCTTTGAATAGGGTAGCACAGAGCGCTATTGACAAAATTATCGTAACCAATACCGTGCCACAGGAAAAAAC from Lachancea thermotolerans CBS 6340 chromosome F complete sequence includes the following:
- the MRX9 gene encoding Mrx9p (weakly similar to uniprot|Q7LHC7 Saccharomyces cerevisiae YDL027C Hypothetical ORF), giving the protein MLPSLGIRSGHRPFALRNLNLLTSANWPKNKGICSVIQIAKFPRQANIANFPSLASQQFLIQKRSFHRDAILRSPFQNGRFPGEGKSPFKLYTFPPLLGIVALIGTIALLLVVLPLVFTFLFPLIIAGIAVFQFKRWQNTTLLGQLHRCLLATKMSINYKTVWGLQTQMFESLLGSDGFAAGSFRGVMDEIRSQKIDAANSKRRADEALAFLDRRVLEAFKNNELGLRDFFLGSDASTWVKKGYDLSLATDTPRIRGQSINNSLVMTISYPLYLLSSSQERKLIAYVAIGVLDDSMAGQTGSFKFVEELASQNKECPMVISIRPARSLYAKQFVLKDYGEARGKPTSAYYVRTADDGHREFTYRDADHNI
- the APM4 gene encoding Apm4p (similar to uniprot|Q99186 Saccharomyces cerevisiae YOL062C APM4 Clathrin associated protein medium subunit), with the translated sequence MLSALFIFSLRGELLISKHVRSSVPKSMSEIFRIQVINNLDVRSPVLTLGSTTFHHVKSPGNLWIVAVSRSNADSAAIWEFLYKLSALLEAFGLHSENELKEDFMTCYELLDIVLEDGVPVDTELSSVASKMSVKPSASAERINTFIESGNGGTNRILPVAQFLRARSSSSNLHDSHSKVPSNIPWRMNGIKYKKNEVFLNVNERISILVSKDGSILKSYVDGTVEATTHLSGMPVCRFGLNDSLSVSTPFGDNESPTTNKKAIPKAAAGSVMLEDCKFHQCVQLDKFQSERTINFIPPDGSFELMKYHVRENLNLPFKITPVVTLFKANSIDYRVTIKSLFPSKLTAKDVQLRIPVPPETVDCHISTSNGRCKFVPEESAIIWKFSKYQGLTENSLSATAVPMKDSALNIDQWSKPPMSLKFEIVMFSNSGLVVRFFDVSEGDRNYKMVKWIKYLSKSGAYEVRY
- the PRS5 gene encoding ribose phosphate diphosphokinase subunit PRS5 (similar to uniprot|Q12265 Saccharomyces cerevisiae YOL061W PRS5 5-phospho-ribosyl-1(alpha)- pyrophosphate synthetase involved in nucleotide histidine and tryptophan biosynthesis one of a five related enzymes which are active as heteromultimeric complexes): MNNILVFGGSSHPSLVNEICANLGIKASETKLGKFSNGETSISIGESVREKDVYVIQSGCGHVNDNFMELLILLNACKTASASRVTAVMPYFCYSRQPDIPYTAKGAPLISKPKESYTFESFPGTPVPSVLTTLKPASPTGPDALNEVIEIQESTTQVLEQPTPRKLDDGDVHKSPSFSRIPMVPEGKDNSTEVGWLFNANNAGYKLWVAQSGTLIANLLTTAGADHVITMDLHDAQFQGFFDIPVDNLYCKPLAQNYIQYNIPDYKEAVIVSPDAGGAKRAASIADALELSFALIHKEKRSQLPKGPPDASLTSGGGASISNKPLISTPSSLALSSQDIKYSSSKYIQTTMLVGDVRNKTCIIVDDLVDTSYTITRAAKLLKDQGATKVYAMITHGVFSGDALNRVAQSAIDKIIVTNTVPQEKTVKYLGRDRVHVLDVSRIFGESIRRIHNGESISMLFEYGW